TCCTGAACGTAATAGTCCGAAAGATACTGTGCGTTGTTAAAACCAACAGTAAAAGCATCACGGTGAATGTTACTGAGATAAGGACCTTCTGCACGGTAGATCTTATTCAGCCAGCCGTTATCCGAGCTGATGTTGTTGTAAATGAAGTTGCCAATGTTGGCGCGGCCGGCGAATGCCAGGCTCCAGTTTTGGTACTGGAAGTCAGAAGTGATACCCAGGTAATAGGTGGGTGCGGCCCGCTTGTAACGGTAAAGGTCATCTTCGGTGATTTCGCCGTCCTCGTCGCGGTCGACGTAAACCCCTTCAATGGGGTTACCATCCTGGTCATATACCTGTTCCCAGACGAAGAAGGAATAGGGTGCGTATCCAACGGTGTGGACCTGAACATTATTACCCACACCCCCTGCGATGCCGCCGACCTGAACACCCAGGAACTCGGGATTGTCAACAGCAGTAAGTTTGGTGATCTTGGTTTCGTTCCAGGTAGCGTTCAGCCCAAGTAACCAGTTGATGTCGCGGCTAACCACAGGCCGGGTAAAGATACTGAATTCAACCCCGCGGTTCTCCATGTTTCCGATGTTGGTCAGGATACGGTTAGTCAGGTTGGTGCCGGCAGGTACATTGATTTCGTTGATCAGGTCGCGGGTTTCACGGAAATATACATCGATGGATCCATAGTAGCGGTGACCTTCAAAGGCATAATCAAGCCCCGCATTGTAAGTCGTGGTCTCTTCCCATTTCAGGTTGCGGTCATAACCTTCCGCACGCCATGTGGGTACGAAGTTACCTGGTGCTCCAAACTGGTAGAAAGCGCCCTGGACACTGGACGTATAACGGGCAAGGTAAGGATAATCACCCTGTCCAAGGTTTTCCTGACCCGTGATTCCGTAGCCCGCACGGAATTTCAGTTCTGACAAAAAGTTGACGTTCGCCATGAAAGGCTCTTCCAGGACTTTCCAGGCTAGGGCCACTGAGGGGAACCAGCCTGAACGGGTTTCGGGCGAGAACCTGCTGGAACGGTCGTTACGCATGGTGAAAGTCACCAGGTAACGGTTCAGCAACGAGTAATTCAAGCGACCGAAGAATGACAGCAACACTTGTTCTGACTCATAGGGAATGTCGGGAACGATCACCCTTAGGCTGTCGGTGTTGTGACCATTTTGGAAGGCCAGGTTATTGGGGATGTTGGTGCCAAAGTTGGAACCATTGTTCCAGAAACGCTGGTAGGAATAACCGGCGGTAGCATCCACGCGGCTGCTGATGCCCTCAATGTCTTTTACATAGTTCAGGTAAAAGTCAAACAACTGGTTGGACCGATCCTGCCAGTATTCTCCCTGGTAGCCGCCCGACACATAACTCCAGGCAGCATAATCGGGGGTGAAGTCTGTTCCCTCGGACGTAGAGTAATCATAGGCCACGTTGAGGTTAGCCCTGAGGTCAGGAAGGAAATGAAATTTATAGTCTGCCTGGAAATTGGTCAGGACGCGATTCACTGTAGAAGTGTTTTCCCTGAGTTCCAGGTTAGCCACCGGGTTGGTGGTAGCCACCGGTTTTGGGATCCCGCCTTCCTGCCAGGCAAAGAACCCACCGAAAGGACTTCCATCTACCCTGACTGGCTGTGTGGGGTCGAATTGATTGGCAGCGCCAATAACGCCTTGCTCGGCGAAGAAGTTGGTAAGGTAAACGCCACGGGCGTTGAAGTTGATTTTCAGGTGATCATCCAGCAAGCTGGGAGAAAGGTTAACGGCCCCGGATATACGCTGGAGGTTGTCGGTCTTGATGACCCCGTCCTGTGCGTTATAACCAATGGTTACCCGGTAAGGCAGGGTCTTGTATGATCCTGAAGCGGTAATGTTATGGTCGTGGGCAAAGGCATCCTGGTAGATCAGGCTGGGCCAGTCGGTGGAGGCATCCCCCATCAGGCTTAAAACGTTTGGACGATCAGCATAAAACGTATTGACTTGGTTGCGGAATTCTTCAGCGCTCAGGAAGTCGGCAACCTTGGTGTTCATCGAGAGGGAGAAAGTCCCATTGTAGGATAAGGTAAGGGGAGCGCCTTCTTTACCTTTTTTGGTGGTGATGAGGATAACCCCGTTGGAAGCCCTCGAACCGTAGATGGCGGTGGCAGAAGCATCCTTGAGGACGGTGAACGACTCAATGTCATCCGGGTTGATGGTAGCCAGGGGGTTGCGCAAGCCAGGTACGCCTGCGTTTTCAATGGGAACCCCATCGATCACGATCAGGGGGTCATTGCTGGCTGACAGGGAAGAACCTCCCCTGACACGGATCTGGGCGCCTTCACCAGGCGCACCGCCTGGCATGGTGATCTGTACACCGGGGATCTTGCCGGCAAGCAACTCCGAAGGCGAAGTGATCTTCCCCTTGTTGAAGTCGCGGGTGTCAACGACCGAGACCGCACCGGTGGCATCCTCACGGCGTTGTACCCCATAACCAATGATCACAAATTCTGAAAGGGTTTCTACATCCAAACCCATTTCAAAGTTCAGGGTTACAGTTTGGCCTGCTACCACCGTCACCTCGCGGGTGACAGGTTCAAAGCCTATGTAGCTGGCAACCACTGTGTACTGGCCTGCTCCAACCGTGATGGTGTATTGACCATCCAGGTCAGTGATCGCTCCAGTGGTGGTTCCCTGGATAACAACGTTAGCACCAGGCAGCGTTTCTTGGGTCTGACGATCCCTTACAACGCCTCTTATGGTGCCCGTTTGACCGAAAGTGCTTAGCGCACTGAATAGCGCGATCAGCACCGGCACGAACAGTCTTAAAAATTTTGTCATACTTCAAACAGATTTGCGTTAGTTTATTGGAAGTTTGTGAACAAAGATAAAAAATTCAGATAGAATTAACATGTTTTTTTGGTTGAGGCTCAACAATTTGCATAATTATTTTTCGCAATCGATTGCGGAAACGTTTGCATTACACAACCAGATGCATATCTTTGTTTCAATAATTACCTGAAAACGGCTCTGCCTCTCCCTTTCATGAAACCAAACATCACATCCATCAACGATATCGCCAGGGCTTTGGGGGTTTCCGCCTCTACCGTTTCCAGGGCCCTGAAAGACCATCCCGATATCAGCGAGGAGACCCGTCGCCGGGTGCAGGAATTTGCCCGCAGCGTAAATTACCGGCCCAATGCCCTGGCCCTCGGCTTGAAACAGCAACGGTCCTATACCCTGGGGATTATCATTCCCGAAATCGTCCACCATTTCTTTTCCTCCATCATCAGCGGCATTGAAGATGTGGCTTACGGCAAAGGATACCGCCTGATGATCTGCCAGTCGAATGAAGAGTTTGAACGCGAGCGGATAAACCTCCAGGCCTTGCTCGACCACCGGGTAGATGGCCTCCTGGTGTCGATGAGCAAGAATACGTTTCAATACGACCACTTTGAGGACACGGTGGCTCAGGGCATTCCTATGGTCTTTTTCGACCGGGTGTGCAAACAAATTGAGACCGACCGGGTGGTAACCGATGACTTCCAGGGGGCACATTTAATCACCACCCACCTCATCCGCAATGGACACCGCAGGATCCTTCACCTGGCAGCACCCCAACACCTGGCCATTGGCCGCAAAAGATTGCAGGGCTATACTGAGGCCCTTTCCGACCATAATATCCCTGTTGATCCCTTGCTGATCCTTCAATGTGATACCCCTGCCCAGGTTCATGCGGTCAAGGAACAGATTCTTCGGCTGGCTCCTAAGATCGATGGTGTCTTTGCCGTAAACGACTTTTCCGCCATCGCAGTCATGCAACTCTTGCAGGAGAATGGTTACCAAATCCCCGAACAGATTTCGGTGGCAGGTTTTGGCGACGATCCCATTGCCCTCATTGCCCGCCCCAAACTGACCACCGTCGAACAGAAAGGCTATGCCATGGGCCGGGAGGCTGTGCAGATGCTGATTAACCGCCTGGAGCATCCCGACCTGGCGGGTGAATTCCAGACCAAAATTTTCGCCGCAACCTTAAAGCTGAGGGACTCGGCCTGAGCGAAGTTGTGAGAAGGTAGAGAATGAAGTGAACGAAGAGAATGGGAGAAGTCTGGTCGTCTGGCAAGCTGATCCTGATAAAAAAAATAAAAAGCAGGCTGTAATTCCAATGCGGATTTACTGCCTGCTTTTGTTTGAGAGGCAAAAAAACAATCCCGGTGTTTATTCCACCAGCACTTTTCCACCCATTTCTTTCGGAATGGAAATACCCAGCATTTTGAGTACAGTAGGCGCCAGATCGGAGAGTCGTCCGGGCTGGATTTGCTTGTAGTCATCGCTGACAAGCCAGCAGGGAACGGGGTTGGTGGTATGGGCCGTATTGGGTGAGCCATCGGCGTTGATGGCAAAATCAGCATTGCCGTGATCGGCGGTAATGATAATGGAATAACCTTTTTCGCGCGCGGCTTCCACGGTTTCCTTCAGGCAACGGTCCACGGTTTCCACTGCTTCGGTGATGGCTTCCCTTACACCGGTATGCCCCACCATATCGGCATTGGCATAATTCAGGCAAATGAAGTCGAAGACATTGCGACGGATGGCTTCCACCACTTTATCCTTCACTTCAGGGGCGCTCATGGAGGGCTGCAAATC
The Bacteroides sp. DNA segment above includes these coding regions:
- a CDS encoding SusC/RagA family TonB-linked outer membrane protein, with the translated sequence MTKFLRLFVPVLIALFSALSTFGQTGTIRGVVRDRQTQETLPGANVVIQGTTTGAITDLDGQYTITVGAGQYTVVASYIGFEPVTREVTVVAGQTVTLNFEMGLDVETLSEFVIIGYGVQRREDATGAVSVVDTRDFNKGKITSPSELLAGKIPGVQITMPGGAPGEGAQIRVRGGSSLSASNDPLIVIDGVPIENAGVPGLRNPLATINPDDIESFTVLKDASATAIYGSRASNGVILITTKKGKEGAPLTLSYNGTFSLSMNTKVADFLSAEEFRNQVNTFYADRPNVLSLMGDASTDWPSLIYQDAFAHDHNITASGSYKTLPYRVTIGYNAQDGVIKTDNLQRISGAVNLSPSLLDDHLKINFNARGVYLTNFFAEQGVIGAANQFDPTQPVRVDGSPFGGFFAWQEGGIPKPVATTNPVANLELRENTSTVNRVLTNFQADYKFHFLPDLRANLNVAYDYSTSEGTDFTPDYAAWSYVSGGYQGEYWQDRSNQLFDFYLNYVKDIEGISSRVDATAGYSYQRFWNNGSNFGTNIPNNLAFQNGHNTDSLRVIVPDIPYESEQVLLSFFGRLNYSLLNRYLVTFTMRNDRSSRFSPETRSGWFPSVALAWKVLEEPFMANVNFLSELKFRAGYGITGQENLGQGDYPYLARYTSSVQGAFYQFGAPGNFVPTWRAEGYDRNLKWEETTTYNAGLDYAFEGHRYYGSIDVYFRETRDLINEINVPAGTNLTNRILTNIGNMENRGVEFSIFTRPVVSRDINWLLGLNATWNETKITKLTAVDNPEFLGVQVGGIAGGVGNNVQVHTVGYAPYSFFVWEQVYDQDGNPIEGVYVDRDEDGEITEDDLYRYKRAAPTYYLGITSDFQYQNWSLAFAGRANIGNFIYNNISSDNGWLNKIYRAEGPYLSNIHRDAFTVGFNNAQYLSDYYVQDGSFFKMDHITLSYLFEKLFDSKTNLSVSGIVQNPFMITKYEGLDPELGNGIDNNIYPRPRIFVLSVNLQF
- a CDS encoding LacI family DNA-binding transcriptional regulator, coding for MKPNITSINDIARALGVSASTVSRALKDHPDISEETRRRVQEFARSVNYRPNALALGLKQQRSYTLGIIIPEIVHHFFSSIISGIEDVAYGKGYRLMICQSNEEFERERINLQALLDHRVDGLLVSMSKNTFQYDHFEDTVAQGIPMVFFDRVCKQIETDRVVTDDFQGAHLITTHLIRNGHRRILHLAAPQHLAIGRKRLQGYTEALSDHNIPVDPLLILQCDTPAQVHAVKEQILRLAPKIDGVFAVNDFSAIAVMQLLQENGYQIPEQISVAGFGDDPIALIARPKLTTVEQKGYAMGREAVQMLINRLEHPDLAGEFQTKIFAATLKLRDSA